A region of Campylobacter armoricus DNA encodes the following proteins:
- a CDS encoding energy transducer TonB family protein: protein MKAFINNHKNQSFLITLFLFAPLFLIFIYSKNFLHIQHSTTKEEKFNIAIKQFLQDSSKTENEQPKQERVKKIEQVKEKAIIQPKKAKSLTNAKTINQPKEVKPQQPIITQEQNTQLASQENITLSNNNELLKEVKQAIDEALVYPRQAKKMRMSGEILVEFTWTKDKNLLNLKILKPSKYKLLNDSALETIRIASKNFPQYEKTFHIKIPLIYKIN from the coding sequence ATGAAAGCTTTCATAAACAACCATAAAAATCAATCATTTCTTATCACCTTATTTCTTTTTGCACCCTTATTTCTTATTTTCATTTATTCTAAAAATTTTTTACATATACAGCATAGCACTACAAAAGAAGAAAAATTTAACATAGCTATAAAACAATTTTTGCAAGATTCCTCTAAAACAGAAAACGAGCAACCAAAACAAGAAAGAGTTAAAAAAATAGAGCAAGTCAAAGAAAAAGCTATTATTCAGCCTAAAAAAGCAAAATCTTTAACTAATGCTAAAACAATAAATCAACCAAAAGAAGTAAAGCCTCAACAACCCATTATCACCCAAGAACAAAACACCCAACTAGCTTCTCAAGAAAACATAACCTTATCTAATAATAATGAACTTTTAAAAGAAGTCAAACAAGCTATAGATGAAGCTTTAGTTTATCCTAGACAAGCTAAAAAAATGCGCATGAGTGGTGAAATTTTAGTAGAATTTACATGGACTAAAGATAAAAACTTACTAAACTTAAAAATATTAAAACCATCAAAATACAAATTATTAAACGATAGTGCCTTAGAAACTATACGCATAGCATCTAAGAATTTTCCACAATATGAAAAAACTTTTCATATAAAAATACCATTGATATATAAAATAAACTAA
- the exbD gene encoding TonB system transport protein ExbD, translating into MLKLPKNEGLNIIPFIDIMLVLLAIVLSISTFIAHGEIKINLPQSENSNSTNENKDKISILIDKENKFYINGKTTSLEEIKAKINTIDSKTLVELKSDKEAKFESFVKIIDILKNKNHENFQILTEQKR; encoded by the coding sequence ATGCTTAAATTGCCAAAAAACGAAGGTTTAAACATCATTCCTTTTATAGACATAATGCTTGTTTTACTAGCCATTGTTTTAAGCATATCTACTTTTATTGCACATGGTGAAATCAAAATCAATCTACCTCAAAGTGAAAATTCAAATTCTACAAATGAAAACAAAGATAAAATAAGTATTTTGATTGATAAAGAAAATAAATTTTATATTAATGGAAAAACAACTTCCTTAGAAGAAATAAAAGCAAAAATTAACACTATAGACTCTAAAACCTTAGTAGAGTTAAAAAGCGATAAAGAAGCAAAATTTGAGAGTTTTGTAAAAATTATTGATATTTTAAAAAATAAAAATCATGAAAATTTTCAAATCTTGACAGAGCAAAAAAGATGA
- the exbB gene encoding TonB-system energizer ExbB — protein MEFLKTYIDLIIFIVLGIMAFIAIWCTIERILFFRKIKLNDYQCQEKFDDAISENLTMLYIIYTNAPYVGLLGTVIGIMITFYDMGASGNIDVKSIVIGLSLALKATALGILVAIPSLMAYNGLLRKISILSNAYRIFKDKNA, from the coding sequence ATGGAATTTTTAAAAACTTATATTGATTTAATTATATTTATTGTTTTAGGGATAATGGCATTTATTGCTATATGGTGCACCATAGAGCGTATTTTATTTTTTAGAAAAATTAAACTCAATGACTATCAATGTCAAGAAAAATTTGATGATGCTATTAGTGAAAATCTCACTATGCTTTATATTATTTACACTAATGCTCCTTATGTGGGACTTTTAGGAACTGTAATAGGAATTATGATTACATTTTATGATATGGGTGCAAGCGGAAATATTGATGTAAAATCTATTGTTATTGGTTTATCATTGGCTTTAAAAGCCACTGCTTTAGGAATTTTAGTCGCTATTCCTTCGTTAATGGCTTATAATGGGTTGCTTAGAAAAATATCGATTTTAAGCAACGCATATCGCATTTTTAAGGATAAAAATGCTTAA
- the cfrA gene encoding TonB-dependent ferric enterobactin receptor CfrA: MKKHCLSFCVASLLVCNALSQEVLLDSSIVSASGFSQDIKEAPATINVISKKDLESKPYRDVAEAIADIPGVDLFASKGKTGSYNITMRGITGYTLILIDGRRQGIGGEVGPNGFNEISNSFLPPISSIERIEVIKGPMSTLYGSEALGGVVNIITKKVSNEWETSVSLDGIFNTHKEWGNTYGTSIYSSGPLMNDRLGLTLRFREFYREQSNVEFSNGSGQRVQGDQAQSPTKANNFNLGTRLNYLVDDYNTLIFDIDFSRNHYDNKKGQLGTLTKPTDKNDGSLTGGYTDTMQVDKLVTYLSHEGVYENFSITSTLQYNRVSNDGREVVGQKTQPFLGQNRDIVAEDIILDTRSVIPLGQSHILSVGGEYRLEKMQDKIANPTNFDQYLLAFFAEDEYSIRDDLRLTFGARYNHHEIFGNNLSPRAYLVYNPTNELTLKGGVSTGFRTPYANRLINGAYNYGGQGKYPMYGNPNLKEETSLNYELAAVYNNDLFYISATGFLTNFKDKISSQKFSNGDMILGIGKCEANTCYQAINHGKVEYRGIEFGAGITPMEHLNLDLAYTYLDSEIKDAQDKTMIGKPEENSLKHNIMLKASYSIFNKFTPWIKGEWQIDRYMGDTNINREYYQDVFLASMGVRYDINKNWNINAAIYNLFDKSFTNDWESYKNKGEDVWVNTYNRIEEGRRIYISINGSF; this comes from the coding sequence ATGAAAAAACATTGTTTATCGTTTTGTGTTGCTAGTCTTTTAGTTTGCAATGCTTTATCACAAGAAGTTTTATTAGATAGTTCTATAGTAAGTGCTTCTGGATTTTCTCAAGATATCAAAGAAGCTCCTGCTACTATAAATGTGATTAGCAAAAAAGACTTAGAAAGTAAGCCTTATAGAGATGTTGCTGAAGCTATTGCTGATATTCCTGGTGTGGATTTATTTGCTAGTAAAGGAAAAACTGGCTCTTATAATATTACCATGAGAGGCATTACCGGATACACTTTAATTTTAATCGATGGACGCCGTCAAGGAATAGGTGGAGAAGTAGGGCCTAATGGTTTTAATGAAATTTCAAATTCATTCTTACCTCCAATTTCTAGCATAGAAAGGATAGAGGTAATAAAAGGACCAATGAGTACTTTATATGGTTCTGAAGCTTTGGGTGGAGTTGTGAATATCATCACAAAAAAAGTAAGCAATGAGTGGGAAACATCAGTCAGTTTGGATGGTATTTTTAATACACATAAAGAATGGGGTAATACTTATGGTACAAGTATATATTCTAGTGGTCCATTGATGAATGATCGTTTGGGACTTACTTTGCGTTTTAGAGAGTTTTATAGAGAACAATCTAATGTTGAATTTAGCAATGGAAGCGGTCAAAGAGTTCAGGGCGATCAAGCACAAAGCCCTACAAAAGCAAATAATTTCAATTTAGGAACTAGGTTAAATTACTTAGTAGATGATTATAATACTTTGATATTTGATATTGATTTTTCAAGAAATCATTATGATAATAAAAAAGGTCAATTGGGAACTTTAACCAAACCAACTGATAAAAATGATGGCTCTTTAACCGGTGGCTATACAGACACTATGCAAGTTGATAAGCTAGTAACTTATTTAAGCCATGAGGGTGTTTATGAGAATTTTTCAATTACTTCCACTTTACAATATAATCGCGTAAGTAATGATGGTCGTGAGGTGGTTGGTCAAAAAACTCAGCCGTTTTTAGGACAAAATAGAGATATAGTCGCTGAAGATATTATTTTAGATACTAGATCAGTTATACCTTTGGGTCAAAGTCATATTTTAAGCGTGGGTGGTGAATACAGACTTGAAAAAATGCAAGATAAAATAGCTAATCCTACTAATTTTGATCAATATTTATTAGCCTTTTTTGCAGAAGATGAATATAGTATAAGAGATGATTTAAGGCTTACTTTTGGTGCAAGATATAATCATCATGAAATTTTTGGAAATAATCTTTCTCCAAGAGCTTATTTAGTTTATAATCCTACCAACGAGCTTACTTTGAAGGGGGGTGTATCTACAGGATTTAGAACACCTTATGCAAATAGATTAATAAATGGGGCTTATAATTATGGTGGTCAAGGTAAATACCCTATGTATGGAAATCCAAATTTAAAAGAAGAAACTTCGCTTAATTATGAATTAGCTGCTGTTTATAATAATGATTTGTTTTATATTTCAGCCACTGGGTTTTTAACAAATTTTAAAGACAAAATTTCTAGTCAAAAATTTAGTAATGGTGATATGATTTTAGGTATTGGTAAATGTGAAGCTAACACATGCTATCAAGCGATCAATCATGGTAAAGTTGAGTATAGGGGAATAGAATTTGGAGCAGGGATTACTCCTATGGAGCATTTAAATTTAGATTTAGCTTATACTTATCTTGATAGTGAAATAAAAGATGCACAAGATAAAACTATGATAGGAAAACCAGAGGAAAATAGTTTAAAGCATAATATCATGTTAAAAGCAAGTTATAGTATCTTTAACAAATTTACTCCATGGATAAAAGGTGAGTGGCAAATAGATCGTTATATGGGTGATACAAATATCAATAGAGAATATTACCAAGATGTCTTTTTAGCTTCTATGGGCGTGCGTTATGATATAAATAAAAATTGGAATATTAATGCGGCTATTTATAATCTTTTTGATAAAAGCTTTACTAATGATTGGGAATCTTATAAAAATAAAGGTGAAGATGTTTGGGTGAATACTTATAACCGCATAGAAGAGGGAAGAAGAATTTATATCTCAATCAATGGTAGTTTTTAA
- a CDS encoding DNA polymerase III subunit gamma/tau, with protein MLQALAVKYRPKNFNELIGQSTVSTSLKYALDNNRLAHAYLFSGLRGSGKTSSARIFSRALVCEKGPNANPCGECSQCLSSLNGSNIDIIEMDAASHRSLEDIQELIEQVKYAPSLARFKIFIIDEVHMLTPQAANALLKTLEEPPSYVKFILATTDPLKLPATVLSRTQHFRFKQISTHDILNHLEWILDKENINYEKEALKLIARSGNGSLRDTLTLLDQAIVYCQNHIQTQKITAMLGFLDPAKIEEFYQAILANDKDKVLEFLKEFEDYEASNIIDEMIFFLKEAFFAKNNLFSMLIYERFFRILSRAKTMLNSSDDDSFVLCVMAFMLIEATYLKTIDEVIYTNKTLSNENIQKPKHQELLSTQNPKEEKLNPYESLLKAIYKRDYDLAEVFKKTTQFISFEDDILNISSHAKDDDRIVLNNGFKLIKTLLHELFGEKAQIKIQKIETIDTQKLQDIFKEPIKQEVKSTPNLNEHFENFKKDAKKYDPKDETKEALNKLFGSPTIQN; from the coding sequence ATGCTTCAAGCACTCGCTGTAAAATACAGACCAAAAAATTTCAATGAACTTATAGGACAAAGCACTGTTTCCACAAGTTTAAAATATGCTCTTGATAACAATCGTTTAGCACATGCTTATTTGTTCTCTGGGTTACGAGGAAGTGGGAAAACATCAAGTGCAAGAATTTTTTCAAGAGCTTTAGTATGCGAAAAAGGACCAAATGCTAATCCTTGCGGGGAATGTTCTCAATGTCTATCTTCACTAAATGGTTCTAATATAGACATTATAGAAATGGATGCTGCAAGCCATAGGAGTTTAGAGGATATTCAAGAACTTATCGAGCAGGTAAAATATGCTCCTTCTTTGGCTAGATTTAAAATTTTTATTATCGATGAAGTGCATATGCTTACTCCACAAGCGGCAAATGCTTTACTTAAAACCCTAGAAGAACCACCAAGTTATGTAAAATTTATATTAGCAACAACTGATCCTTTAAAACTTCCCGCTACAGTTCTTTCAAGAACTCAACATTTTAGATTTAAACAAATTTCCACCCATGATATTTTAAACCATCTTGAATGGATTTTAGACAAAGAAAATATCAACTATGAAAAAGAAGCTTTAAAACTCATAGCAAGAAGTGGAAATGGCTCTTTAAGAGATACTTTGACTTTACTAGATCAAGCCATAGTATATTGCCAAAATCATATACAAACACAAAAAATCACCGCTATGCTAGGCTTTTTAGATCCAGCTAAAATTGAAGAATTTTATCAAGCTATTTTAGCCAATGATAAAGATAAAGTTCTTGAGTTTTTAAAAGAATTTGAAGATTATGAAGCAAGCAATATTATTGATGAGATGATATTTTTTCTAAAAGAAGCATTTTTTGCCAAAAATAATCTTTTTTCTATGTTAATTTATGAAAGATTTTTTAGAATTCTTTCACGCGCTAAGACTATGTTAAATTCTAGTGATGATGATAGTTTTGTCCTTTGCGTTATGGCTTTCATGCTTATAGAGGCAACTTACCTAAAAACTATTGATGAAGTTATTTATACAAACAAAACTCTATCAAATGAAAATATTCAAAAACCAAAACACCAAGAGTTGCTTTCTACACAAAATCCAAAAGAAGAAAAACTCAATCCTTATGAAAGTTTATTAAAAGCTATATACAAAAGAGATTATGATTTGGCTGAAGTTTTCAAAAAAACAACGCAATTTATTTCTTTTGAAGATGATATTTTAAATATTAGTTCGCATGCTAAAGATGATGATAGAATCGTTTTAAATAATGGTTTTAAATTAATCAAAACCTTACTCCACGAACTCTTTGGAGAAAAAGCACAAATTAAAATTCAAAAAATAGAAACTATAGATACACAAAAACTACAAGATATATTCAAAGAACCTATAAAACAAGAAGTAAAAAGTACTCCAAATTTAAATGAGCATTTTGAAAACTTTAAAAAAGACGCTAAAAAATACGATCCTAAAGATGAAACCAAAGAAGCTCTTAACAAGCTCTTTGGCTCCCCAACAATACAAAATTAA
- the rho gene encoding transcription termination factor Rho, with protein MENTKEKKQHQRTHIPVEGYKIEDLKLLDLESLVKIANEAEIENPREFRRQDLIFEILKAQTKKGGFILFTGILEISPEGYGFLRGMDSNLSDSVNDAYVSNSQIRKFALRVGDIVTGQVREPKDQEKYYALLKIEAINYLPLKEARERPLFDNLTPIFPTEKIKLEYDPLKLTGRMLDLFAPIGKGQRSLIVAPPRTGKTELMKELATAIAKNHPEAHLIVLLVDERPEEVTDMQRCVKGEVFSSTFDLPAYNHVRVAELVIEKAKRMVETGKDVVILLDSITRLARAYNTATPSSGKVLSGGVDANALHKPKRFFGAARNIEHGGSLTIIATALIETGSRMDEVIFEEFKGTGNSEIVLDRNISDRRIYPAINIIKSGTRKEELLQGIEKLQKIWAIRSAISQMDDIEALKFLYSKMLKTKSNEELLSIMNE; from the coding sequence ATGGAAAATACAAAAGAAAAAAAACAACATCAAAGAACACACATTCCAGTGGAAGGTTACAAAATAGAAGATTTAAAGTTGCTAGATTTGGAAAGCTTAGTAAAAATAGCCAATGAAGCTGAAATAGAAAATCCAAGAGAATTTAGAAGGCAAGATCTTATTTTTGAGATTTTAAAAGCTCAAACTAAAAAAGGTGGCTTCATACTCTTTACAGGAATTTTAGAAATTTCACCCGAGGGTTATGGTTTTTTACGCGGAATGGATTCTAATTTAAGCGATAGTGTAAATGATGCTTATGTATCAAACTCTCAAATTAGAAAATTTGCATTGCGTGTAGGAGATATAGTTACTGGTCAAGTTAGAGAGCCTAAAGATCAAGAAAAATACTATGCTCTATTAAAAATCGAAGCAATCAATTATCTTCCATTAAAAGAAGCCAGGGAAAGACCTTTATTTGATAATCTTACTCCAATTTTTCCAACTGAAAAGATTAAACTAGAATACGATCCTTTAAAGCTTACAGGAAGAATGCTTGACTTATTTGCACCTATTGGAAAAGGGCAAAGAAGTTTGATAGTTGCGCCTCCAAGAACTGGTAAAACAGAGCTAATGAAAGAACTAGCAACTGCTATTGCTAAAAATCATCCAGAAGCTCATTTGATTGTGCTTTTAGTAGATGAGCGTCCTGAAGAAGTTACAGATATGCAAAGATGTGTAAAAGGGGAAGTATTTAGCTCTACTTTTGATTTACCTGCTTATAACCATGTAAGAGTAGCTGAACTTGTTATAGAAAAAGCAAAAAGAATGGTAGAAACAGGTAAAGATGTGGTTATTCTACTTGATTCTATTACAAGATTAGCTAGAGCTTACAACACCGCTACTCCAAGCAGTGGAAAAGTTTTAAGTGGTGGGGTTGATGCAAATGCTCTTCATAAGCCAAAAAGATTTTTTGGAGCTGCTAGAAATATAGAGCATGGTGGCTCTTTAACCATCATAGCAACAGCGCTAATTGAAACGGGATCAAGAATGGATGAAGTTATTTTTGAAGAATTTAAGGGAACAGGAAATAGTGAGATTGTTCTTGATAGAAATATTTCAGATAGAAGAATTTATCCTGCGATTAACATCATAAAATCAGGTACTAGAAAAGAAGAGTTGCTTCAAGGTATTGAAAAACTCCAAAAAATTTGGGCGATTAGATCAGCTATTTCGCAAATGGATGATATAGAAGCATTAAAATTTTTATACTCTAAAATGCTAAAAACTAAAAGCAATGAAGAGTTATTATCTATCATGAATGAGTAA
- a CDS encoding heavy metal translocating P-type ATPase: protein MKCKHCQLSFKQNQMIVKNGNYFCCKGCESVYEILQENKLEEFYEKLGNQTLTPVVIEHVHKNYEKYIQKTKEGFSEIFLLIEEIHCAACIWLNEKILIKCDGVIDVDINSISHKARVVFDDNVISLTKILQSIESIGYKASVYLPTKNEQRATQTKRDFYAKLIVAIACVMNIMWISVAKYAGFFSGMEADIKDILHFAEFLLCSPVLFYTGSIFYKNAYYALKFKSINMDTLVISGASLTYVYSIWAMFSRSSQVYFDSVAMIICFVFVGKYLELLSKKKALDTLDHLRSFLVDEVRVLKNEKIENVDVEEIKIGDIIELKEGDRVLIDGVCISGNVSLDVSSLSGESLPIDMQKNDEIYSASLVLSGNALYEAKACYKDSKLAKIITLLENSSTKKAKIEKMIQQISGYFSPIILTCALLCFVFTFFVLNLSFEEAMVRMVSVLIIACPCALALATPVCSLIAISVGLKEKILFKEAGVVEDLSKCNIAVFDKTGVLTRASLEVKKYILDKELNKNELISFLHLTNHPVAKSILQFFNEKEYERLEFNNVQNFQARGYKAFFGNDEFLGGNEKFIKENNVKTEEFKNTHFVFVKNKKIMAVFELEDNIREYAKNLIKFLKKQNIQIYMLTGDNFYAADKVSKELEIENFKALCMPEDKMQAIDELNQQGKVLMVGDGVNDALALAYAGVGISLKEGSELAMENSDVVLLKNDLKSLQKSIELAKKTYFTIKQNLTFSLFYNALTIPLAFFGLINPLIAALSMSFSSIIVVLNALRIKK, encoded by the coding sequence ATGAAATGCAAACATTGTCAATTGAGTTTCAAGCAAAATCAAATGATAGTAAAAAATGGAAATTATTTTTGCTGTAAAGGGTGTGAAAGTGTTTATGAGATATTGCAAGAAAATAAACTGGAAGAATTTTATGAAAAACTTGGTAACCAAACATTAACCCCGGTTGTGATAGAGCATGTTCATAAAAATTATGAAAAATACATACAAAAAACTAAAGAAGGTTTTAGTGAAATTTTTTTATTGATAGAAGAAATTCACTGTGCTGCTTGTATTTGGCTTAATGAAAAAATTCTTATAAAATGCGATGGTGTTATAGATGTAGATATAAATTCTATTTCACATAAAGCTAGAGTTGTTTTTGATGATAATGTTATTAGTTTAACAAAAATACTACAAAGTATAGAGAGTATAGGTTATAAAGCTAGTGTATATTTACCTACAAAAAACGAGCAAAGAGCAACTCAAACTAAAAGAGATTTTTATGCAAAATTAATAGTTGCTATTGCTTGTGTTATGAATATTATGTGGATTTCAGTTGCAAAATATGCAGGATTTTTTAGTGGAATGGAAGCTGATATCAAGGATATTTTGCATTTTGCTGAATTTTTACTTTGTTCTCCTGTGCTTTTTTATACAGGTTCAATTTTTTATAAAAATGCTTATTATGCTTTAAAATTTAAAAGTATCAATATGGATACTTTGGTAATTAGCGGGGCAAGCTTAACTTATGTTTATTCAATATGGGCTATGTTTTCAAGATCTTCTCAAGTGTATTTTGATTCTGTTGCTATGATTATTTGTTTTGTTTTTGTAGGAAAATATTTAGAGCTTTTGAGTAAGAAAAAAGCTTTGGATACTCTTGATCATTTGCGTTCGTTTTTGGTTGATGAAGTTAGGGTATTAAAAAACGAAAAAATAGAAAATGTTGATGTGGAAGAGATAAAAATAGGGGATATTATAGAATTAAAAGAAGGTGATAGAGTATTAATTGATGGTGTGTGTATCAGTGGCAATGTTAGTTTAGATGTTTCAAGTTTAAGCGGAGAGAGTTTGCCGATTGATATGCAAAAAAATGATGAAATTTATTCTGCTTCACTGGTTTTAAGTGGTAATGCTTTGTATGAAGCAAAAGCCTGTTATAAGGACTCTAAGTTAGCTAAAATCATTACACTACTTGAAAATTCAAGCACAAAAAAAGCAAAAATAGAAAAAATGATACAACAGATTAGCGGTTATTTTTCTCCTATTATTTTAACTTGTGCTTTGTTGTGCTTTGTCTTTACTTTTTTTGTTTTAAATTTAAGTTTTGAGGAAGCTATGGTGCGTATGGTTTCAGTGTTAATTATAGCTTGTCCTTGTGCTTTGGCCTTAGCTACTCCGGTTTGTTCTTTGATAGCTATTAGTGTTGGATTGAAAGAAAAAATTTTATTCAAAGAGGCTGGTGTTGTGGAGGATTTGAGTAAATGTAATATTGCTGTTTTTGATAAAACAGGTGTTTTGACAAGGGCTAGTTTAGAGGTAAAGAAATATATTTTAGATAAAGAATTAAATAAAAATGAGTTAATCAGTTTCTTGCATTTAACCAATCATCCTGTTGCTAAAAGCATTTTGCAATTTTTTAATGAAAAAGAATATGAGAGATTGGAATTTAATAATGTGCAAAATTTTCAAGCAAGAGGATATAAAGCCTTTTTTGGAAATGATGAATTTTTAGGTGGAAACGAGAAATTTATTAAAGAAAATAATGTTAAAACTGAAGAATTCAAAAATACACATTTTGTTTTTGTCAAAAATAAAAAAATAATGGCTGTATTTGAACTAGAAGATAACATTAGAGAATATGCTAAAAATTTGATTAAATTTTTAAAAAAGCAAAATATACAAATTTATATGCTAACTGGAGATAATTTTTATGCAGCAGATAAAGTATCTAAAGAATTGGAAATAGAAAATTTTAAAGCATTGTGTATGCCAGAGGATAAAATGCAAGCAATAGATGAATTAAACCAGCAGGGTAAAGTTTTAATGGTTGGAGATGGGGTAAATGATGCTTTAGCTCTAGCTTATGCAGGTGTTGGAATTTCGCTAAAAGAAGGTTCTGAACTTGCTATGGAAAATAGTGATGTGGTTTTACTTAAAAATGATTTAAAAAGTTTGCAAAAATCTATAGAATTGGCTAAAAAAACTTATTTTACAATAAAACAGAATTTAACTTTTTCTTTGTTTTACAATGCTTTAACTATACCTTTAGCCTTTTTTGGATTGATTAACCCATTAATAGCTGCTTTATCAATGTCATTTAGTAGTATAATAGTTGTTTTAAATGCTTTAAGGATAAAAAAATGA
- the ccoS gene encoding cbb3-type cytochrome oxidase assembly protein CcoS, with amino-acid sequence MNGVLIMMIGVSLVALFLAIISLLWGIKNKQFDDDRKFTILNDSEDALNDAIILEKRKKDALEKKNQKTQP; translated from the coding sequence ATGAATGGTGTTTTGATAATGATGATAGGGGTTTCATTAGTTGCTTTATTTTTGGCAATTATTTCTTTGCTTTGGGGTATTAAAAATAAACAATTTGATGATGATCGTAAATTTACAATTTTAAATGATAGTGAAGATGCCTTAAATGATGCAATTATTTTAGAAAAAAGAAAAAAAGATGCCTTAGAAAAGAAAAATCAAAAAACACAGCCATAA
- a CDS encoding c-type cytochrome — protein sequence MKKLLVLSALTCLGVSAFAADGATLYKKCAVCHGAKADKVYLNKVPALNSLTAAERLQFMKEYAAGTRNAYGQGAIMKINLKGLTEADFQAIENYIESLKK from the coding sequence ATGAAAAAATTACTTGTTTTATCAGCTTTAACATGTCTTGGCGTTTCAGCTTTTGCTGCAGATGGCGCAACACTTTATAAAAAATGTGCAGTTTGCCATGGTGCTAAAGCAGATAAGGTATATCTTAATAAAGTTCCTGCTTTAAATTCTTTAACTGCAGCTGAAAGACTACAATTTATGAAAGAATACGCAGCTGGCACAAGAAATGCTTATGGACAAGGTGCTATTATGAAAATCAACCTTAAAGGTTTAACAGAAGCAGATTTCCAAGCAATTGAAAATTACATAGAAAGCTTAAAAAAATAA
- a CDS encoding D-glycero-alpha-D-manno-heptose-1,7-bisphosphate 7-phosphatase has protein sequence MKKNALFLDRDGIINIDKKYVHKIKDFEFCDGIFELCNFFIQKDFLIFVITNQSGIARGYYTENDFQILSSFMKDEFYKKNIKIEKIYHCPHLQGCECRKPKPAMLLKAQKEFDIDMEKSFFIGDNITDMQAGINANVKNLFLINENYKDDENYKDDENYKVFKNLKELLKYLKD, from the coding sequence ATGAAAAAAAATGCCTTGTTTTTAGATAGAGATGGAATTATAAATATAGATAAAAAATATGTTCATAAAATAAAAGATTTTGAATTTTGTGATGGTATTTTTGAGCTTTGTAATTTTTTTATACAAAAAGATTTTTTAATTTTTGTAATAACAAATCAATCAGGCATAGCAAGAGGTTATTACACTGAAAATGATTTTCAAATATTAAGCTCGTTTATGAAAGATGAATTTTATAAAAAAAATATAAAAATAGAAAAAATTTATCATTGTCCTCATTTGCAAGGTTGTGAATGCAGAAAACCAAAACCCGCTATGCTTTTAAAAGCGCAAAAAGAATTTGATATAGATATGGAAAAATCTTTTTTTATAGGTGATAATATAACAGATATGCAAGCAGGAATAAATGCAAATGTTAAAAATTTATTTTTGATAAATGAAAATTACAAAGATGATGAAAATTACAAAGATGATGAAAATTACAAAGTTTTTAAAAATTTAAAAGAACTTTTAAAATATTTAAAGGATTAA